GCGAGTACTGGAAGCCGATTTCGTCGGTAAACGAACAGGGTACGCGCTGCGCGCCGATTCCGGCAATGAGGTAATCGGCCGTCTGGGTGGTGGACTGATACCCGGCCGTCTTGATGCTAGAGTGCGTGAGGAGCATCACCTTTCTGCCGGCAGCCGCATCGCGGGCCAGTCGCAGAAAGTCAGCCATTTGCGCAGCCATCAGGCCGGGGTCAGAATTGCAGTGGAGCCCGTCGGCGAGCGTGAGGGCGTCGAGCCGAGCGTAGTAGGCAGTGTTCTTGAGGACTTCGCGCACGCCAGCATAGCCGGCGCTGAAGGAGGTCACAATGAGCCATCCCACGCGAGGTGTGGGGACGATCCCCCGGCCCGCCAACTCGCGAAGCGCAACGTCCAGAATCGCCGCAAAGCGACTCTGGTCAGAGAAGTAATTCTGGTAGGGACTGGAGAGGGCGCCAAGGTGAATGTTCACCAGTGCGGCGTTAACGCGTGCCTTATAGACCTGGTTCTCTGCAGCCCACGAAGCGCCATGCAGGTGCACCACCAGCACGATGCCTCCATCACCCGGAGGCTCGAAGTAGTCGGGCACGAACAGTTGGGCAAACTGGCCACTCGCCCTGCTCAAGCGCAAGGAATCGGTCAAGTCCACCCGAATGCCCACGCCGACTCCCTGCCCCAAAGTCGCTGCGGCGCCCACCAGCCACAGGATGCAGCAGGCCAAAGCTCTCCTCATCTGCACCTCCCGCAATGTATACACAGCAATTGCCCCAGCCGCGAATCCCCCCACGACTTCCGCATGGGACAGGCAGTGGCTTCAACTAATGCGTTTCAGGATTTCCTGTAGGCGGTCAAAGACCATCGCCGCGTACAGGTGGTTGCCGTGCGCCGTGAGGTGAATTCCGTCTTCTTGGACAAAATCCGCAAGCTTGACATCCCACTCGCTCATCATCATCGGCAGGTCAATCACTGGCGCCTTGAGCTCGGCGGCCAGCAGCCGCACTGCGTCGTTGTACGGCTGGAGGTTGGCATGGAGCGTTCGCCCATTTCCCTGGGGCAGTTTGGCGCGGGAAAGAGGGTGGTTGACCACGAACACGCACACCCCCTTGTTCGCCCGGCATATGCGATGAAACTCCCGCAGGTTCTTCTTGTACTCCTCCACACCTACGGCCGGCACCCGCCTCCATGTCGGATGGTTGCAGTCATTGATGCCGAATTCCACCACCAGCACCCCAGGCAGAAGTGGCAACACATCGTCCGCAAAGCGCGCTAAAGCATTGGCGGTGGTGTTACCTCCCACCCCGCGGTTGAAAACCCGGTAGGTTCCGACCCGCCAGTCATCGAGGGCAATCTGCAACACCGTCGGCCAGCGGTCGCCCTCCGAGCGGTCGGCAGCCTGAGTGATGGAGTCTCCAAAGCAGATGATGTTCACGTGTTCTCCTCGAGTATGCCCCCTCGGGCTACATCTCCCCGGAAAGAGCCTCCAGGTCGGCGAGCACCTCCTCGGCATGCTTCTCCGGTTTCACGTTCTCGTACACTTTCGCGATGCGACCGTCAGGGCCGATGAGGAACGAGGTCCGCATGGTCCCCATGAATTCTCTCCCCATGAACCTCTTCTTGCCCCACACGCCGTAGAGCTGCACGACTTCTTTCGTCTGATCGGCCAGAAGAGGAAACGACAGACGGTACTTGGCAGCAAACCGGGCATGGGAAGCCACCGAATCGCCGCTGACGCCCAAGACTTGCGCACGGAGCTTGTCAAAAGACGGAAGCTGGTCCCGAAATGCACACGCCTCCTTGGTGCATCCCGGAGTGTCGTCTTTTGGATAGAAGTACAAGAGCACCCAGCGCCCGCGATAGTCAGAGAGGCGATGTACCACGCCATTCTGGTCGGAGAGTACAAAATCAGGAGCAGGGTCACCAGGTTTCAGTTTCATGAGTCCCTCCTCAGCAAGCACAGTTCAACTCGCGTGCAAGGGCGTCATTAGTCTCCCCAGAACCAGATCCCTCCACGGTTATTGAGGTAATAGAACTCGTCGTTCAAGATCCTGCGGTGAAGTATCTCTTCCTCGGCCAGTTTCTGGAACATGGCCTTCCCCTGGGGATCATCGGTCCGGGTGGCCAGGGAGCGATAGCGCTCGTAGGCCTGGGTTTCGGCCTCGATGGCCATTTGGAGAATGCTGAGCGCATCCTCCTTGTTCGGCTCAATCTTGCCCTCGACCTCGGCCTTGGGGCGATAAGGCGCAAAGCTTGTCCCTTGGTAAGTGGTGAAGGTGCCGGAGGAAGTGAGTGAGCTTCTCAACTCGGCCAATGCGTCGTAGTGGCTCTGCTCAAAGTTGGCGAGTTGCGTCAGCAAGTCTCTGCCGCGCTCGCTCGCCACCTTTGCTGCGGACTCGGCGTAGAACTGCTGCGCTTTCTTCTCCGCCTCCATGGCCAGGTTGATGGCGTCCATGATTGTCATCTGCTGCCCCATGCTCCTGCCTCCTTTTCTGCTACGTGCACCCTGCGGTTAGAACTTGCCGTCCATCTGGAATTCCGGGATGCCGAGCCAAAAACCGGTGTGGTTGATGTGGTCCAGCTCCGCCTGGATCAAATCGTAGTGCGTGTCTTCCCATTCAGCAAGGCGCAGGAACATGGCCTTTGCTTCGGCGTTGCCGGTCCTGGCTGCTTGCTCCCGGAAGAAGGCTGCGGCCTTCCTTTCCAGATCGAGGGCGGTCTGCAGTGCGTCCACCTCTGCTAAGCCCGATTCGCCTCTGGTCTTGAGCTGCTTCTCTCTGATGGCCGGGGCGATGCGCTCCACCTCAGACCTTGGGATCTCCACCTGTCTGAAGGGCTGGCCTTCCAGCATGGCGCGCCACTGCCGCTCAATAATCTTGCGGTGCTCATGCTCATCCATGGCCAAGCGGATGAACATGTTCTTGCCGGTGATGTCTTTGGTCTGCCTTGCAAACTTGAGAAAGGTGGTGAGCCCCTGATCCTCGATCTCAAGTGCGGTCTGCAAGGTCGTTGCCAGTTCGCTCGCTTCGGATGACATGGTCCCTCCTCTCGCCACCTCGGTGGTGCTGCCCGATATGGCTCGCAACTCTTCTCGCTGCCCTGCCCAAAGGCTTGTTTTTCCCTCAATAAGCCGACTCGCTTCGGGCTACCGGATCCCGGGGCGTCAAATGTCCAATGTGCGCTCCACTGGGCGCCGCTCAGGAATTTGCACGTGCGGCACCTTGCCGTCGATCCAGTCCTGGGACACATACAACCAGCAGTAGCAGGCACCGTACTCTTCGATGTCCGGCTTGGCGTATTCGCAAGGGCAGACGATGTCTCGATCCTTCTGAGGGTCGCCAGTGGCAGGCCGGCACGGACAGGTGCGCAGGCCATAGCGCTCGCCGTTCTTCAGCAAACCCTCCAGCAAGGGCCGGACTATTTCCCAATCCGGGTTAAGGATCAGCCCGCGCGTCGGTGCAAACTTTTTCAAGCTCTCGTAATACTGCTCCACTGTCATAGGTCGAGGACCTCCTTCACGCCGTCATAGTCTTCGCCAATCACCGCCATGTCGCCCACAACCAGCGTTGGAAACGACAGCCGCGGATTGATGGGCTGCAGGAAGCGCAGCACCGGCCGCTTCTCCTCGGGCGGCAGCAAGTCATAGTCCACCACCTTCGCCTGCACCTTGTGCTCCTGCAGGAACTTTTTCATCCGCTGACAACGCGGACAGG
The DNA window shown above is from Calditrichota bacterium and carries:
- a CDS encoding T9SS type A sorting domain-containing protein encodes the protein MRRALACCILWLVGAAATLGQGVGVGIRVDLTDSLRLSRASGQFAQLFVPDYFEPPGDGGIVLVVHLHGASWAAENQVYKARVNAALVNIHLGALSSPYQNYFSDQSRFAAILDVALRELAGRGIVPTPRVGWLIVTSFSAGYAGVREVLKNTAYYARLDALTLADGLHCNSDPGLMAAQMADFLRLARDAAAGRKVMLLTHSSIKTAGYQSTTQTADYLIAGIGAQRVPCSFTDEIGFQYSRCDTGQFHLRGYLGETADDHMKHLYAMDRMLAQACAILGLRSTSAPEGWLPESRSLAVQVYPNPSNPYATFRCQVPAPGPMRLTIFNALGQQVFAREDGYVPAGYTEVVWKPGALPAGVYTYRLQACGKTTAGHCVLLR
- a CDS encoding SGNH/GDSL hydrolase family protein, with the translated sequence MNIICFGDSITQAADRSEGDRWPTVLQIALDDWRVGTYRVFNRGVGGNTTANALARFADDVLPLLPGVLVVEFGINDCNHPTWRRVPAVGVEEYKKNLREFHRICRANKGVCVFVVNHPLSRAKLPQGNGRTLHANLQPYNDAVRLLAAELKAPVIDLPMMMSEWDVKLADFVQEDGIHLTAHGNHLYAAMVFDRLQEILKRIS
- the bcp gene encoding thioredoxin-dependent thiol peroxidase, which produces MKLKPGDPAPDFVLSDQNGVVHRLSDYRGRWVLLYFYPKDDTPGCTKEACAFRDQLPSFDKLRAQVLGVSGDSVASHARFAAKYRLSFPLLADQTKEVVQLYGVWGKKRFMGREFMGTMRTSFLIGPDGRIAKVYENVKPEKHAEEVLADLEALSGEM
- a CDS encoding ferritin family protein, whose amino-acid sequence is MGQQMTIMDAINLAMEAEKKAQQFYAESAAKVASERGRDLLTQLANFEQSHYDALAELRSSLTSSGTFTTYQGTSFAPYRPKAEVEGKIEPNKEDALSILQMAIEAETQAYERYRSLATRTDDPQGKAMFQKLAEEEILHRRILNDEFYYLNNRGGIWFWGD
- a CDS encoding ferritin family protein, with translation MSSEASELATTLQTALEIEDQGLTTFLKFARQTKDITGKNMFIRLAMDEHEHRKIIERQWRAMLEGQPFRQVEIPRSEVERIAPAIREKQLKTRGESGLAEVDALQTALDLERKAAAFFREQAARTGNAEAKAMFLRLAEWEDTHYDLIQAELDHINHTGFWLGIPEFQMDGKF
- a CDS encoding ferredoxin:thioredoxin reductase, which produces MTVEQYYESLKKFAPTRGLILNPDWEIVRPLLEGLLKNGERYGLRTCPCRPATGDPQKDRDIVCPCEYAKPDIEEYGACYCWLYVSQDWIDGKVPHVQIPERRPVERTLDI
- a CDS encoding glutaredoxin family protein, yielding MYEHEVANRIPILFALSTCPRCQRMKKFLQEHKVQAKVVDYDLLPPEEKRPVLRFLQPINPRLSFPTLVVGDMAVIGEDYDGVKEVLDL